In one Silene latifolia isolate original U9 population chromosome 10, ASM4854445v1, whole genome shotgun sequence genomic region, the following are encoded:
- the LOC141608645 gene encoding F-box protein At3g07870-like, translated as MACHNLEPPIYETASPSIDVDSLVSPFLCYSLAMLQDAYTNTTTRGMQAHPLHPRNDASAQDTVILRDLNPYHGPRSREINLVDSSNGLICLVINTETLCFFNPATRVCREVICPKKCFEFYVNCLLAFGYSTPRDEYKLLYLNGESSLAVSKALLYLLRTNDDVRNWRELSVDDALRPYSFNFQIVGNIINEKAHWLVRKKRTYGSGHCFLAFDLTSETFNEISLPQLCGENQDIISTMFNDFPRGYFFMAGIEQKLCLCHEWKNFDIWMMIINHIDQNTEKIIAEDPALFSKTKIT; from the exons ATGGCTTGCCATAATCTGGAACCCCCAATTTACGAAACTGCATCTCCATCAATCGATGTTGATAGCCTTGTTTCACCATTTCTTTGTTATAGTTTAGCAATGTTACAAGATGCTTATACAAATACAACTACTCG GGGGATGCAAGCGCACCCACTGCACCCCCGTAACGACGCCTCTGCCCAAGACACGGTCATTCTTCGAGACCTAAACCCTTACCATGGCCCTAGAAGTCGAGAGATAAATCTCGTCGATTCAAGTAATGGCTTAATATGCCTTGTTATTAATACGGAAACGTTATGTTTTTTTAACCCGGCCACTCGAGTATGTCGAGAAGTGATATGTCCTAAAAAGTGTTTTGAATTCTATGTTAATTGCTTATTGGCGTTTGGATACTCGACACCGAGAGACGAGTACAAACTTCTATATTTAAATGGAGAAAGCAGTCTTGCTGTATCCAAGGCACTTCTATATTTATTGAGGACGAACGATGATGTTCGTAATTGGAGAGAGTTGAGTGTTGATGATGCCCTTCGTCCATATTCGTTTAATTTTCAAATTGTAGGAAACATTATTAACGAAAAGGCGCATTGGCTTGTACGTAAAAAAAGAACATACGGATCTGGTCATTGTTTTCTCGCTTTTGATTTAACAAGTGAAACATTCAATGAGATATCGCTTCCTCAATTATGTGGAGAAAACCAAGACATTATATCGACGATGTTCAATGACTTTCCCCGTGGTTACTTCTTTATGGCTGGTATAGAGCAAAAGTTGTGTTTATGCCATGAATGGAAAAATTTCGATATATGGATGATGATTATTAACCATATCGATCAAAATACGGAAAAGATCATCGCTGAAGATCCTGCCTTATTCTCCAAGACAAAGATTACGTAA
- the LOC141608646 gene encoding F-box/kelch-repeat protein At3g06240-like, producing MMSMNNKEPKQVSQERNIPIDLLETEIFPRLPAESLLRFKIVSKQWLAIISNPQFKKLHLHRSSSSQCGTFLVESSNDSLYFLNHANHGTKSQDPVIHRDLNPYHGPRSRRTNLVDSSNGLICLVTNTETLCFLNPATGVCREVICPKKCFQFYVGCLLAFGYSTPSDEYKLLYVDRLSHLPKAHVYTLRSSDDLHNWRDLSVDDALRPYQFNFQIVGNIINEKAHWLVRKKRTYGSGHCFLAFDLTSETFNEIWLPQLCGENQDIISTMFKDVPRGYFFIAGIVQKLCLFYECKNNLDIWMKMRYGVSESWSRIYNFDIGPNSFSAVGMCCNSCKITREEGKLFFVVLNAKFLLVKDLNARQLQCLEVFDIGCVVKSIRRHVNSFVSPFLC from the coding sequence ATGATGTCGATGAACAACAAGGAGCCCAAGCAAGTCAGCCAAGAGCGTAATATACCCATCGATTTGCTAGAGACCGAAATTTTTCCAAGATTACCAGCCGAATCATTGCTACGATTTAAAATTGTCTCCAAACAATGGCTTGCCATAATCTCGAACCCCCAATTTAAGAAACTGCACCTCCATCGATCAAGCTCGAGCCAATGTGGTACCTTTCTCGTAGAAAGCTCTAACGATTCGCTCTACTTTCTTAACCACGCTAATCATGGTACTAAGTCCCAAGACCCAGTCATTCATCGAGACCTAAACCCTTACCATGGCCCTAGAAGTCGAAGGACAAATCTCGTCGATTCAAGTAATGGCTTAATATGCCTTGTTACTAATACGGAAACGTTATGTTTTTTAAACCCGGCCACTGGAGTATGTCGAGAAGTGATATGTCCTAAAAAGTGTTTTCAATTCTATGTTGGTTGCTTATTGGCGTTTGGATACTCGACACCGAGTGACGAGTACAAACTTCTATATGTAGATCGTCTTAGCCATTTACCCAAGGCACACGTGTACACGTTGAGGAGTAGCGATGATCTTCATAATTGGAGAGATTTAAGTGTTGATGATGCCCTTCGTCCATATCAGTTTAATTTTCAAATTGTAGGAAACATTATTAACGAAAAGGCGCATTGGCTTGTACGTAAAAAAAGAACATACGGATCTGGTCATTGTTTTCTCGCTTTTGATTTAACAAGTGAAACATTCAATGAGATATGGCTTCCTCAATTATGTGGAGAAAACCAAGACATTATATCGACGATGTTCAAAGACGTTCCCCGTGGTTACTTCTTTATTGCTGGTATAGTGCAAAAGTTGTGTTTATTCTATGAATGCAAAAATAATTTAGATATATGGATGAAGATGAGATATGGGGTTAGCGAATCTTGGAGTAGAATCTACAATTTCGATATTGGTCCTAACTCATTTAGCGCGGTTGGGATGTGCTGTAACTCGTGCAAGATTACGAGGGAAGAAGGGAAATTGTTCTTCGTAGTTTTAAACGCTAAATTTTTGCTCGTAAAGGATTTGAACGCGAGACAATTGCAGTGTCTTGAAGTGTTTGATATTGGTTGTGTGGTTAAGTCGATTAGAAGGCATGTCAATAGCTTTGTTTCACCCTTTCTTTGTTAA